In Hyphomicrobiaceae bacterium, the following are encoded in one genomic region:
- a CDS encoding F0F1 ATP synthase subunit C: MEAQAAKFIGAGLACFALIGAGIGIGNIFGNYLSGALRNPSAAPGQFTNLLIGFALAEATGLFGLLVALLILFG; encoded by the coding sequence ATGGAAGCTCAAGCAGCTAAGTTCATCGGCGCGGGCCTCGCCTGCTTCGCTCTGATCGGCGCCGGTATCGGCATCGGCAACATCTTCGGCAACTATCTCTCGGGCGCGCTTCGCAACCCGTCGGCTGCTCCCGGCCAGTTCACGAACCTGCTCATCGGCTTCGCGCTTGCTGAAGCTACCGGCCTGTTCGGCCTGCTCGTCGCTCTGCTGATCCTCTTCGGTTGA
- a CDS encoding F0F1 ATP synthase subunit B, with protein MLAGMTVLAAAAAEAATEAATEAAHSGGGGLPQLDAHTFAPQIFWLVLTFAVLYFILSKVALPRIGEVLEERADRITRDLEAAQRLKDDTDKALADYEKALADARAKASTIAKDTRDQLAAETETKKASVEKTLAGKLQDAEQRIAATKTKALSAVNDIAADAAGAVVSKLIGQNVSADDIKKALSPSAGE; from the coding sequence ATGCTTGCCGGCATGACAGTGCTCGCAGCGGCAGCAGCCGAGGCGGCTACCGAAGCAGCCACCGAGGCGGCCCATTCGGGTGGCGGCGGCCTGCCGCAGCTCGACGCACACACGTTCGCACCCCAGATCTTCTGGCTCGTGCTGACGTTCGCCGTGTTGTACTTCATCCTCTCCAAGGTTGCGCTTCCGCGTATCGGAGAAGTTCTGGAGGAGCGCGCCGATCGCATCACGCGCGATCTGGAGGCTGCGCAGCGCTTGAAGGATGATACCGATAAAGCGCTCGCAGACTACGAAAAGGCGCTGGCCGATGCTCGCGCCAAAGCCTCGACGATCGCTAAGGACACGCGCGATCAGCTTGCGGCGGAGACCGAAACAAAAAAGGCGAGCGTCGAGAAGACGCTCGCTGGAAAGCTTCAAGACGCCGAGCAGCGCATTGCAGCGACTAAGACCAAGGCGCTTTCGGCAGTCAACGACATCGCGGCCGACGCGGCTGGTGCCGTTGTCTCCAAGCTGATCGGCCAGAACGTCAGTGCTGACGACATCAAGAAGGCGCTGAGCCCTTCGGCAGGCGAGTGA
- the atpF gene encoding F0F1 ATP synthase subunit B, whose translation MLDPLNPYFWVLVSFVGFVALLVYYKVPEIIGTALDSRATAIQTELDEARRLREEAQALLNDYKTKAREAENEAKSIIEQAKREAEALASESNKALTESLERRSKMAEEKIARAEAQALSEVRSAAVDAALSAAEKIIAGKVTGATSSGLIDDAIKDLKGKLN comes from the coding sequence ATGTTAGATCCGCTTAATCCATATTTCTGGGTCCTCGTTTCCTTCGTCGGTTTCGTCGCCCTGCTGGTCTACTACAAGGTGCCTGAGATCATCGGTACGGCTCTCGACTCGCGCGCAACAGCCATTCAGACCGAGTTGGACGAGGCGCGCAGGCTGCGTGAGGAGGCCCAAGCTCTCCTCAACGATTATAAGACCAAGGCGCGGGAGGCCGAGAACGAGGCCAAGAGCATCATCGAGCAGGCCAAGCGCGAGGCTGAGGCTTTGGCTTCGGAGAGCAACAAGGCGCTCACAGAGAGCCTTGAGCGCCGCTCGAAGATGGCAGAAGAGAAGATCGCCCGGGCTGAAGCTCAGGCCCTCAGTGAAGTTCGCTCCGCCGCGGTAGATGCTGCGCTTTCTGCCGCCGAGAAGATCATCGCAGGCAAGGTCACCGGTGCTACCAGCAGCGGTTTGATCGACGATGCGATCAAGGATCTTAAGGGCAAGCTCAACTAA